In Gigantopelta aegis isolate Gae_Host chromosome 2, Gae_host_genome, whole genome shotgun sequence, the sequence CTTGTACGTTGAGGCTTCAGCGGGGCACTAGCAGACCTCTAGAGGGGATCTAGCACACCCCTAGACTCCACTAAATGCGTTCCTGGGTTTCTTCAAACTTAATACTGCAAATGAAAGTTCCTCTATGTTTGTTTTCCTATTTATAGCTGACCACAACCAACGTCCATTGTCAGTgttcataattataaatatgcaattacatgtataaaaaatcGTCGATTTGATACTCGTTCATGCCACTTAGTATGCATTTCATGCATGGTAGCAAAGCCATAACATGAATTTTGAtgcttaatatttgttatttaatttctttatgTTCTGTCCCGTGTCGTATTTTAGTAACTAGAGAGGTTGTGATTCTCAGCGTGTAGAGGAACCGGTGTGCAGACATATTGAATGATGTTGTCGGTCGATATGTCGGTGAACAAAATGTCTACCATTAATGTCATATCTGGATCAAACTGTCaacctctgtgtgtgtgcgtgcgtgcgtgtgtgtttatgtgtgtgtgttcgtgttagtgtgtgtgtgtgtgtgtgtgtgtgtgtgtgtgtacattgtgtgtatgtgagacAGACAAAATGACAGAAAGTGACAGACACGGAGATAGAAAGAGTGTGtttcggagagagagagagagagagagagagagagagagagagagagagagagagagagagagagagagagagagagagagagagtatgtatTAGGGTTACAGTAAAGAAAATGAAGTTCCTTGCTCGATCATTACaacaaaatttggaataattaaAGGATTCTCCATTATTATTGTATGCCTCAATAGCCTTTGCATGTCTttgataaaaactaaaataaagagttactgacatctttttttaattccatcACCCATGTTGTTCCCTTCATTGAGATAATCATATGCACGTTTAGTGCAGTCAACTGTATGCAAGcggtgttttgattggtcaaatgatcGATTATAGAAGAGAAAGTTTTAtcttttttcacaaatatataaTCTGAATGTTGACATGTTTacctgggtaccactttaatagttgacattttgacgTTGATATTTTGTTCCACTGACATTTTGACCGCTGACATTTAAATCGTTGACATTTTTTCCTACATCCACGGGAACCTAGGGTATTTACTGGAGGGCGGTCTCTCGCtagactggggttttttttggtgtgttttattttttttttggggggggggggtgggggtgtcacCTAACGTTAGATGGAagtgatatgatagaagacgaCGGTACCAGTCAAAAAGTTGGCGAACGTTCGGCCTCCTAAACACATTACTGTCTGTGTAGAATCTACAAATGCGTTTTACGTCATACATTCTGTGTACTCTTAAGGTTACACACTACCATTAATTTCTctatgcagttcaatacaatttcagaatatattccataaaaaaaatacaacactatcgagagggtcatgtgaatactaattataGGGAgtgcaaaaaaaaatcaacaggtTAACCACGAataaccggcttcggtggcgcagtggttacgccatcgaactacaggctggtaggtacagagttcgcagcccggtaccgactccaacccagagcgagttcttaagggctcaatgggtaagtgtaaggccactacaccctcttctttctcactaactactaaccaactaacaactaacccactgccctggacagacagcccagatagctgaggtgtgtgcccaggacagcgtgcttgaaccgtaattgtatataagcacgaaaatacgttgaaatgaatgaatgaataaccaCGAATATTTTCAGTTAGCTACCCTCATGCGAGAACATCGTCTCGTGTTGCTATTATGCATGCACTGTGGCGGTATACCACTTGCATAGTTGTTACCAGTTTGTACTAAGTAttacaagtaacttcaaaccaatgggttatttaaatactactagGGTCAACCTAtttgtaatcatcaaacaaaaagGCATATcagtattttataattatatattaatgaggaactatttcctaaaccggactatattaagctgcaaTAACAcgtaacgacacgacaaacgGTGGTGTGGTGCCTTTAAAAGTCGCTCCACACCAGATACgtgtaaaatgtaatttataagTTGTCTGTAAGCATGTGCAAGCTGTAACTCGCAACCTCACTAATGTATCACTTGACAATTCATCGTACAAGTCAAATATTACATGCAAGAAAATATGAAGCAAAAATGCTCATAAAATACATTCCAAAATATGACTAGAGTATCCTGCAGAACAAATATAATAGCTATAaacgtacgggctcccatttgtgatgggggtgtgtgggggggggggggggagctggcttttgcctgaattatacaacaacaaaaaagccagaatctggataacatttattcatattagcattactaccaaacagctatgtagAGTTACAAACAACTCACTACGCAtctgtacatggattacaactaattttaaggatagaatgatgaaaaaacatggtaaaaagatctcgggttagcacattttacccgaatatctctataatttttgcccgagaTTGAGGTTTCGGTCCAGCAGTTGCCAACAACCCGTCCCCTTCCcccctcgtacgcttatgataaTAGTTAGATCTGGATTCACTAGTAGACGACATATTAATTATTGaacacattgtgtatatattctTAGATGGAGTCGCAGGTGCGGTTCCACGGATTTGTGAAAGGGGGGAGGACAGACATAGAAGTATTTGAACAAGGTTTGGTTGTTTACGTCGGCAAAAAACAAATTAGGCGTTTTTTGCTTCTCGGTGCCTCCCCCTGGATACGCGCCTGAGTCTGTAAaggaaaattacattaataaatgaattgcaAGGTGGAAGTAATGTTtaaatggcttaaccaccaccaccaccaccaccacccacccaccccttatCCACTGTCACATGGGATGAAAACCAGTTACACTAAAAACTAGGTAGAAAAAGTCAATACGGCTTGAGTAGTCACTTACCAACATCggtatttgtatattattcaCAATCTGACTacaattagctctactggtctaccattgcgtggactcccatgtccaggtgacatttcatctataaataacaatttaaatatcgaccaattacacttcgccttttatagcgttattcgggagcatacaaattctaaaaatatcgcgcgagactatttatgcaataggcgaacttgttggtctatttcaatattaaaaaaccagtcggggggtgggggagtgcagtaataaactctggattgtatactagtataaacagattttaaggCTATACCATCACttgtttcgtcttgaaacgaattttatataaaattttatattgaaattagtttccggcatacttcgtaattcacccgaatcatttcgtataccctcggcataattccgaatgttttcaaattcttttcaaatcactggtatgattttgcaagtaaggttttgattggtcgaatgaaaggtcaactggacatgagctccaacgggctgctgttagatccacatgtaatagtggagctaatattaattagattgtattatTCACTAACGTTAggttattttagttttgtattacatccaattattgttttgtattatattatgtatacgAATTCAGATAATTGTCATATATCAAAATATGACAACTGGAAAtaacattatattgttttatacttggttgaaataatataataatgtatgtttaCAATGTCAATAAAACTTTTATTCAATGAAACAAATTGTAATATAATGGCGGCTCATTTTATAGAATTTAAAAGGTAACACTTGAATATTTTTAGTGGGGACGGGTAATCATGGATCCACCTATGTAATGTGCCAACAAAGGACTTCTCCCATTATTCACGTTAACTggagctttttaaaaataattattcacATACTGTCGTAACACAGTATAATACACCATTATTATATAACTGAAGGGAGAACTTGGATTTGGTtgggttatatttatttaacggAAGGCCGTGAGCTTTTCCGGGTGGCTTTTGGCGTGtatgagtttgtttgttttgtttaacgacggcactagagcacattgatttattaatcatcggctattggaagtcaaacatttggtaatttcgacatacagTATTacaggaaacacactacatttgttttcccattagtaataagggttgttttatatacaccatcccacatacaggatagcacataccacggcctttcatatacctgttgtggtgcactggctggaatgagaaatagcccgaaagagccaccgacggggatcgatcccagaccgaccgcacatcaagcgagcgctttaccactggactatgttcCGCCCCTTGTTGgcgtgtataaaaaaaaaattcctgtaGCTTCGAGTCTctcctgggttgtcatgccacaaTCTGAGCAGATCAGGCCCTTTTTAAgggcccctatgggcaacctaggaaGACATTTCAACACCTACTAGGTCTcgttaacgagctactctcggcgcactaatcttccaaaactatacgtagctccctttTTACTTTTTGACGGaccattcaaaattgcgcctcACTTCCTTCACAAAAATGCGCACaatttctctttggcttaatcctacgggacattccaaattccatagcaccataccacccacCGCCTGTTGCCAgccccggtcggactgctggtgctcccttgcacctgtcagtgcaggcggtcctcCCTCCAACCCatccaaaccctttcctgtcctgcacggaggagccggctgaggccggcacctgtgcccaggacaggcgtgcgctacaacagcttgctctgattgtgcacgttaaacactctgacctggcctgacctgaccagctaatatattttgaatttgtttttaaaatgtacttcgCCCTTCTATTGCTTTCGCTGTGCCTGGtttggttgggggtgggggtggaggtggagggAGTGATTGTTTTGGGATTGTTGTTGGGTTTCTATAACTTCAAAACCACTCCCAGCCTCCCACTCTCTATTTCTTATCTTACTACGCTGTGCTAAAAGGGGGATATTTATCAAACAGCTACATAGTCCTATTGTATGCGTAATATTATGACTTGCACCTAATTTACGTTACATAAGACGGCTTTAGACGTGAATAAAACATGGATATTTAAATGCGGTGTGGTGCAATTAATTGCCATTGTTATGTATCAAATGGATCCGGTCGACTGTTTGTGTTCAAGTAAAAATCAAGGGAAGATCCACACTGGAAAAGAGGGTGCATTGTAGTGTTGCTAAAATTAGTTTACAGAATAGATAATCAAACCTACCGAGCAAGAAGAAATTTAATGTGATGTGGTTTGTGTTGAGTTgtgtcgttttttttttttttttttcgttgtttttttttcggaggggttgggggttgggttttttttgttggggtttttaggTGACAGATTTGGTGGTCTAGGGATGAGTGGTTTGTTTTGGAGGGTGTGGGTGAGTAGAGCTATGTAATATTGAGTTTTAGTACAACaggattatttttttaaatacataaataaataatgttttaaaaaatgcacttCTATAGTCCCTTGTGGTTATAGACCAATtcgcaaaaacaaaatgaatggatgaatgaatgaatgaatgaatgaatgaatgaatgaatgaatgaatgaatgaatccaCTTCTCCACCCCAACCGTAGCGAGTGAGTATTGATGGAAAACAGGCGCGGATCCATGATTTTTTAATAGAGGAGGCCCAAAACCCGTCGTTGTTTTGGAATATAGAATTTAATCGTCCTTGACAGGTGGACGGGGCAAGTTTGCattttgtgtgtgggtgtgggtaatttttggtaTGCTTCCATtaaagaactgttcaagcacgcctgtcgtgggcacaacctctgacttcgccagagagttctatCCATGACAGAAGTTTGCATTTTTCTTGTATTctgtaatacatattgtttgaccaaaaatagggTGAGGGGAGCGCCCGAGCCCCTTGGGCCCCCGCCTGAATCCACTCCTGGAAAAAGCCATAAATAAGTTTAAGGATATACTGACCTCCACTGAACACGCACAAGTCAGATCTGTAGTTATAAAAAGAACAAGGCAAGgaagtataatacatgtatctgattTTGTATAATTGGATTTATTCTGGGAGGTCATAAATGACCCCAAAATCGTATACAAGGGTTCGGGTTATTGTCCGTTTTATAGCAATCTCACAACTGAAAATGTATGCCCTCTACTTCATACATTCGCCTCTGGCATTTTATTGATATTCTCAGGAGGATAATCAAAGGACTATTAAGAGAATTTACAGTACAGGTGGCTGATTCCTGGGTAATCAATAATGAAGCAGTAATTACTAATACAAGACATGTCATTACATCGGAGTGTTCTTGTGAGTTGTAGAAGCGCTTTACTGCCAATCTATAATATTAAAAGgataaaaagaaatacaaaacacaaacacatactgagagagagagagagagtgagagagagagagagagagagagagagagagagagagagagagagagagagagagagagagagagagagagagagagagagagagagagagagagagagagagagagagagagagagagagagagagagagagattgtggtggtgatgacgcgtaaacacatttttatttgaaacCTATTTTAAATAAGTTAATTTTGTTACTTTCAGCGTCCACACTTGgatatttaaattgttcatCAGATCCAGGACAAGACCTacctgggggagggggaggctAGTGAAAACGGGGCACAATAATACAGGGTATTTTCGGGGTTATattacccacccccaccccttctgCTTGCTAGATACGATCCTCAACTCGTGTGTATACTTATTACCACGATAAAGTATTGTCGGCACGCACTGAAACCGTTAATGTGAAACGCATGACCGGCTAATTAAGCAAGTCTGGCCTTTTCAGCCCTCATAATTGCTTTGTAACTGTATAGACACCAGTATTAGTCATTGTCAGGCGTCGGAAACTTCGGGAGAgatttttacatgtatacatagagCATTGTTCTGTGTACGTGTGTTCCACTGAAGGTTATACGCATCATTGCTTCACTTTCCAACTAAAAGAAGTTgatcaaagtgtgtgtgtgtgggggggggggggggggggggggggggggggggggggggtgggggggggggggggggggggggggtggggggggagacCCCATGCaccctaaatatattcaagaaCATGcacctctttttcttttctttttttttcggtggttttttgttgttgctgtttttgttttgttttgttgggggggggggggtgtttgggtggtgggtgggaggggggtgtgtttgtttgttgtttttttctattgGGTTGCCCTATTTTTGAGTTTTTCCCcgtaccccccaaaaaataaccaacaaacaaaaacaaaaacaaacaaacataataattataattcctGAAcctcaaatgtttaacatccaaaagccgataattaattaatcaatgtgctctggtggtgtcgtcaaacaacacaaactttaacttttaattccTGGATCAGACCCTAAATTATTCAAAACTTGTTACCATTATTCTTGATTATACAGCGTGAAACTATGACCCCCTTGTCCTTCCCCGACCAGTCTTACTGTGagaacaagtttgttttgtttaacgacaccactagagcacattgattaatcaatcagcgtattggatgtcaaacatgtggtttTTCTGAATTGTAGTCATTagatgaaacccactatatctttcctaatgcaggaggggatcttttatatgcacttttccacagacaggatagcacataccacggcctttgatataccagtcctttGGAtagttgtttcttttgtttaacgacaccactagagcgcatggatttatttatcattggctattggatgtcagacgtggtaattttgacatatggccttaagagaagtttgttttgtttaacgacaccacaggagcacattgattaattaatcatcggctactgaatgtcaaacatttgataattctaacacgtagtgATCAGAAAACCCTCtatatttttcataatgcagcaagggatcttttatatgcacttttccagacaggacagcacataccacggcagtcgtggtgcactggctggaaagagaaaaagtccaatggtccaccgacggggatcgattctagaccgaccacgcatcaggcgagcgctttaccactgggctacgttcttcCCCGGCCTAAAGAGACGAAACccgcatttttccattagtagcaagggatcttttatatgcaatatcccacacaggatagcacgtaccaccgTCTTGGATATGCCAGTCtttgtacactggctggaacgaaaaatggcCCAAATGGGCCCCaacgacgggggtcgatccgaaaccgatcgcgcatcaagcgagcgctttaccactgggctacgtccctctccTTGATTGTGGTGCAACAGAAATTCttctttttactgttgtttTTGGCCGTTAAGCACGACCTACTGTGCAGGTTTTTATTTGCTCGAAGAAAGGCGTGTACCAGAATTGGTTACATCGAGTGTAGAGAGGTTAAACTCAACAATTgcaaaatcaaattttatttacgccTAGTACGCGATAGACCAGCCAGGAATAAAACAGGTTTTTCTGCCTCCCACCCAAACATGTTATGAATTCTGGAACAAACACGATAGAAATTTACTTTGTCCtacttaaaatatattcattctAATAATCTGTGAGTAATTTTATTACACTTTTGGCGGTATTACATCAGTACACtttagaataaaacaaaacgaccttttcaaattttatgttCGTTTTATTTGCGTTGATGCATCAAATCAGTTGCGTGTGAAATATGTActtgtattaaaacaaattataaacgTCTCATTTACATATCACAGTTAGCTGGGTTGGAATTAATACTCGTCTTCACCCTCTCCCTCCTCCTCAACCGAGTCGACGCCAACCTCTTCGTAATCCTTCTCCAGGGCAGCCAGATCCTCGCGAGCCTCCGAGAACTCTCCCTCCTCCATACCCTCACCGACGTACCAGTGGACGAAGGCGCGCTTGGCGTACATCAGATCGAACTTGTGGTCGAGACGCGCCCACGCCTCGGCGATGGCGGTCGTGTTGCTCAACATGCAGACGGCACGCTGAACCTTGGCCAAATCACCTCCCGGGACGACGGTGGGCGGCTGGTAGTTGATGCCGACCTTGAACCCGGTGGGACACCAGTCGACGAACTGGATGGTCCTCTTGGTCTTGATGGTGGCAATGGCGGCGTTGACGTCCTTGGGCACGACGTCACCACGGTACAGCATGCAGCAGGCCATGTACTTTCCGTGACGAGGATCGCACTTGACCATCTGGTTGGCAGGCTCGAAGGTTGCGTTCGTGATCTCGGCAACAGACAGCTGTTCGTGGTAGGCCTTCTCGGCGGAGATGACCGGGGCGTAGGTGACCAGGGGGAAGTGGATACGTGGGTAGGGCACCAAGTTGGTCTGGAACTCGGTCAAGTCGACGTTAAGGGCGCCGTCGAATCGGAGGGATGCAGTGATTGAGCTTACAATCTGACCAATGAGTCGGTTCAAGTTGGTGTAGGTCGGTCGCTCAATGTCAAGGTTACGACGGCAGATGTCGTAGATGGCCTCGTTGTCAACCATGAAGGCGCAGTCGGAATGTTCCAGGGTGGTGTGGGTGGTCAGGATGGAGTTGTAGGGTTCGACAACGGCTGTGGAGATTTGAGGGGCTGGGTAGACGGCGAACTCGAGTTTGGATTTCTTGCCATAGTCGACAGAGAGACGTTCCATCAACAGAGAGGTGAAACCGGAGCCCGTTCCACCACCGAAACTGTGGAAGATGAGGAACCCCTGGAGACCGGTGCACTGATCGGCCATCTTACGGATTCTGTCGAGGACGAGGTCGACGATCTCCTTGCCCACGGTGTAGTGGCCGCGGGCGTAGTTGTTGGCGGCGTCCTCCTTGCCGGTGATCAGCTGCTCAGGGTGGAACAACTGGCGGTAGGTGCCGGTTCGAACCTCATCTGGAGAAACACAAATTTATTGCAGTTTTAATATTTGCTCTCGTTTCTCAGTCAATTTTTATCTAGCAAGGAgacatgtaattttgattttaattaaGCAATTATAACATGAAGAATAATTTCGGCTTATGGTTTAATCTTTGGTTTGTGTGCCTCAAGAAAAGAGAAGTtgttaagataaaaaaaaaagtttaaataataatgttttcttttgaagttttgatttattttaaacatttgtttgcatattgtttatatttctGTATTCTTC encodes:
- the LOC121386285 gene encoding tubulin alpha-1 chain-like, which codes for MRECLSIHVGQAGVQIGNACWELYCLEHGIQPDGQMPSDKTIGGGDDSFNTFFSETGAGKHVPRAVFVDLEPTVVDEVRTGTYRQLFHPEQLITGKEDAANNYARGHYTVGKEIVDLVLDRIRKMADQCTGLQGFLIFHSFGGGTGSGFTSLLMERLSVDYGKKSKLEFAVYPAPQISTAVVEPYNSILTTHTTLEHSDCAFMVDNEAIYDICRRNLDIERPTYTNLNRLIGQIVSSITASLRFDGALNVDLTEFQTNLVPYPRIHFPLVTYAPVISAEKAYHEQLSVAEITNATFEPANQMVKCDPRHGKYMACCMLYRGDVVPKDVNAAIATIKTKRTIQFVDWCPTGFKVGINYQPPTVVPGGDLAKVQRAVCMLSNTTAIAEAWARLDHKFDLMYAKRAFVHWYVGEGMEEGEFSEAREDLAALEKDYEEVGVDSVEEEGEGEDEY